A single Thermofilaceae archaeon DNA region contains:
- a CDS encoding FAD-dependent oxidoreductase, producing the protein MTVTERYDYVVVGGGPAGMTAASRIKRLKPNARVAVFERSGFVSYAPCGTPYYIGGLVDSLGKLVHYTVDEFRRRGIDVYTNAEVVEAGQGFVRVRFNDGERVYEWGKLILATGARPRLPPVRGLDLEGVLTLRTLEDAERARRHVLEARRVAVIGAGYIGLEVAENLRRLGKEVLILEILPHVMPTLDGDMASLVEGELRRNGVDLHLSEGVRELEGDGRVRRVITDRGAYEVDAVFVATGVAPEVQLAGRLGVKLGPTGAIAVNRRMETSVEGIYAAGDAAEAVNLVTGKPDWFPLAPVANKMGYVAGANAAGGYAEFPGAVGTAVTKVFDLEIGRTGLTEARAEREGFKPVSAKIRAGTRSSYYPGAAEITVKLIADRETGRLLGGQFIGREGVLARVNTLAALLMRGATVEDLFFADLGYAPPFAPVWDPLIVAARVLLRELRGAD; encoded by the coding sequence ATGACAGTGACAGAGAGGTACGACTACGTCGTTGTCGGCGGTGGGCCCGCGGGGATGACCGCTGCCTCGCGCATCAAGAGGTTGAAGCCCAACGCCCGCGTCGCAGTCTTCGAGAGGAGCGGCTTCGTCAGTTACGCCCCCTGTGGCACCCCCTACTACATCGGTGGGCTCGTCGACAGCTTGGGGAAGCTCGTCCACTACACAGTCGACGAGTTCAGGCGGCGGGGGATAGACGTGTACACGAATGCCGAGGTCGTGGAGGCGGGCCAGGGCTTCGTTAGAGTCCGCTTCAACGACGGCGAGAGGGTATACGAGTGGGGCAAGCTGATCCTCGCGACCGGCGCCAGGCCCCGCCTACCCCCGGTGAGGGGGTTGGACCTGGAGGGGGTCTTGACCCTACGAACCTTGGAGGACGCGGAGAGGGCGAGGAGGCACGTCCTGGAGGCCCGCAGGGTGGCTGTGATCGGCGCCGGCTACATCGGGCTTGAGGTTGCGGAGAACCTGCGCAGGCTCGGCAAGGAGGTTCTGATCCTGGAGATCCTCCCCCACGTGATGCCCACCCTGGACGGGGACATGGCCTCCCTCGTCGAGGGTGAGCTGAGGAGGAACGGTGTCGACCTGCACTTGAGCGAGGGGGTGAGGGAACTGGAGGGCGACGGTAGGGTGAGGCGGGTCATCACCGACAGGGGCGCTTACGAGGTTGACGCAGTGTTCGTAGCCACGGGGGTTGCACCGGAGGTTCAGCTGGCCGGGAGGCTGGGCGTCAAGCTGGGCCCGACAGGGGCAATCGCTGTCAACCGGCGGATGGAGACGAGCGTGGAGGGCATCTACGCGGCCGGAGACGCTGCTGAAGCGGTCAACCTCGTCACCGGCAAGCCCGACTGGTTCCCCCTCGCTCCGGTAGCCAACAAGATGGGCTACGTGGCCGGCGCGAACGCTGCCGGGGGTTACGCGGAGTTCCCGGGGGCGGTGGGCACGGCTGTTACAAAGGTGTTCGACCTGGAGATCGGTAGGACCGGTTTGACGGAGGCCCGCGCCGAGAGGGAGGGGTTCAAACCCGTCTCCGCGAAGATCAGGGCTGGCACAAGGTCGTCGTACTACCCAGGTGCAGCGGAGATCACGGTGAAGCTGATCGCGGATAGGGAGACGGGGAGGCTGCTGGGGGGCCAATTCATCGGGCGGGAGGGCGTGCTCGCCAGGGTCAACACGCTCGCCGCCCTCCTGATGCGGGGGGCCACGGTCGAGGACCTCTTCTTCGCCGACCTGGGCTACGCCCCGCCCTTCGCGCCGGTCTGGGACCCGCTGATCGTCGCAGCCCGAGTGCTCCTGCGAGAGCTGAGGGGTGCCGATTAG
- a CDS encoding flavin reductase family protein translates to MELDPFEALDYLPQPLVIVTAGDPERAGRRGGMTAAWVSRVSWDPPLLAVAMAPARYTLELIKERGEFVVNVIGKSLEKEAFGVFGSVSGRTTDKFESSKVKLAKAKCVTAPVLADAIVALECKLEKLVEVGDHILAVGRVVCAQKLRDEKPLVFYQLGSIELK, encoded by the coding sequence GTGGAGCTAGATCCGTTTGAGGCTCTCGACTACCTACCCCAACCGCTCGTGATCGTCACAGCGGGAGACCCGGAGAGGGCTGGACGTAGGGGAGGCATGACGGCGGCTTGGGTTTCGCGAGTATCGTGGGACCCGCCCCTGCTAGCAGTCGCGATGGCACCGGCCAGGTACACCCTGGAGCTCATCAAGGAGAGGGGGGAGTTCGTGGTGAACGTTATTGGCAAGAGCCTCGAGAAAGAGGCGTTCGGGGTTTTCGGCTCAGTTTCTGGAAGGACGACCGACAAGTTCGAGAGTAGCAAGGTTAAACTAGCCAAGGCCAAGTGCGTTACAGCTCCCGTGCTCGCCGACGCCATCGTGGCGCTGGAGTGCAAGCTGGAGAAGCTGGTGGAGGTTGGCGACCACATCCTCGCCGTGGGCCGCGTAGTCTGCGCCCAGAAGCTGAGGGACGAGAAACCTCTCGTCTTCTACCAGCTCGGCTCCATTGAGCTGAAGTAG
- a CDS encoding FkbM family methyltransferase, with protein MIVDAALYFATVGLRRFPQAALSLGAALCLRSARSKSLVRLPAPAGLTVYATTDIVDSVVRNMLHIFYFRDYEAFPGFEPKRDWVVVDAGAYVGLYTLRAAKLVGLGGRVVAIEPQPEAYRLLRLNVAANRLCNVSTLGACLAGRWGVAELLVPPSPINATLYKEYAEAYGGPLRRVRVRSVPLDAVLSKLGRVDLLKLDIEGAELEVVEGSRLLQPSAVGRVIIEAHPPLTEPGELASLLEERGYSAAVYLPDEPLHQAFVYAF; from the coding sequence ATGATCGTTGACGCAGCCCTGTACTTCGCAACGGTGGGGTTGAGGCGCTTTCCTCAGGCCGCGCTGAGCTTAGGGGCGGCATTGTGCTTGAGGTCTGCACGGTCGAAGAGCCTCGTCAGGCTCCCCGCGCCAGCGGGACTGACGGTTTACGCAACCACCGACATCGTCGACTCGGTGGTCAGGAACATGCTGCACATATTCTACTTCAGGGATTACGAGGCGTTCCCGGGCTTCGAGCCGAAGCGTGACTGGGTTGTCGTTGACGCCGGTGCCTACGTGGGGCTCTACACCCTCAGGGCGGCTAAGCTCGTAGGCCTTGGGGGGCGGGTGGTGGCGATCGAGCCGCAGCCCGAGGCGTACCGCCTCCTCAGGCTCAACGTGGCTGCGAATCGCCTTTGCAACGTGAGCACGCTGGGCGCCTGCCTGGCGGGCCGCTGGGGCGTCGCGGAGCTCCTCGTACCACCCTCACCGATCAACGCCACCCTCTACAAGGAGTACGCTGAAGCCTACGGGGGGCCTTTGAGGAGGGTTAGGGTGCGCTCAGTCCCTCTCGATGCTGTGCTGAGCAAGCTTGGGCGCGTTGATCTGCTGAAGCTGGACATCGAGGGGGCTGAGCTGGAGGTCGTGGAGGGGTCCAGGCTCCTGCAGCCCAGCGCCGTGGGACGCGTGATCATTGAAGCTCACCCGCCCTTAACTGAGCCGGGCGAGCTCGCGAGCCTCCTCGAGGAGAGGGGTTACAGCGCGGCCGTGTACCTCCCCGACGAACCTCTACACCAAGCCTTCGTCTACGCATTTTAA
- a CDS encoding metal-dependent transcriptional regulator encodes MPVEAEDYLALLYRLQELGIEPRLSMVARELGVRPVTAAKGLARLSAKGLVEKSGLGYELTPLGFERAMRVVRNHRIIERFLADVMQVDSCSVHELAHSLEHVEGFAEIVDDRLGRPTLCPHGNPVPGRASVEALPLSRVCSGVYRVARIGELGGSLRWACAVGLRLNDRIEVEGFSGRSVVVRYGGARYDLPLSVTSFIFVRRV; translated from the coding sequence GTGCCTGTGGAAGCTGAGGACTACCTGGCGCTCCTGTACCGGCTTCAGGAGCTGGGTATTGAGCCGCGGTTAAGCATGGTAGCGCGCGAGCTCGGTGTCAGACCCGTCACCGCCGCGAAGGGGTTGGCGAGGCTGAGCGCGAAGGGCTTGGTCGAGAAGAGCGGCTTGGGGTACGAGCTGACGCCGCTCGGCTTCGAGAGGGCTATGCGCGTCGTGAGGAACCACAGGATCATCGAAAGGTTCCTGGCCGACGTGATGCAGGTGGACTCCTGCAGCGTCCATGAACTGGCCCACTCGCTGGAGCACGTGGAGGGCTTCGCAGAGATCGTGGACGATAGGCTCGGAAGGCCCACTCTCTGCCCCCACGGCAACCCGGTGCCCGGGCGCGCCTCCGTCGAAGCCCTCCCACTGAGCAGGGTGTGCTCAGGCGTTTACCGGGTGGCCCGCATCGGCGAGCTCGGGGGCTCTCTACGGTGGGCGTGCGCAGTCGGTTTGAGGCTCAACGACCGGATCGAGGTGGAGGGCTTCTCCGGCCGCAGCGTGGTAGTGCGATACGGCGGCGCCAGGTACGACCTACCGTTGAGTGTTACGAGCTTCATCTTCGTCCGGAGGGTGTGA
- a CDS encoding FeoA family protein, with amino-acid sequence MVTLLDVPEGGRAVVRGIAGDGYGLRRRLLEMGLVPGTEVEVLSSGWGRVVVRFRGSTVAVGRGLARRIIVEVVNHAGSPPPD; translated from the coding sequence ATGGTGACACTTCTCGACGTACCCGAGGGGGGTAGGGCGGTAGTAAGGGGGATAGCTGGGGATGGGTACGGGCTGAGGAGGAGGCTGCTCGAGATGGGCCTCGTACCCGGCACCGAGGTCGAGGTACTGAGCAGCGGGTGGGGCCGCGTGGTCGTGCGGTTCCGCGGCTCCACGGTCGCGGTCGGCCGCGGGTTGGCTCGGAGGATCATCGTAGAGGTGGTCAACCATGCCGGCTCTCCCCCACCGGATTAA
- the feoB gene encoding ferrous iron transport protein B, whose translation MPALPHRIKRLLAAACHKRSREEDRLRRGLKVAIVGSPNVGKSTLFTRLTKQIAHIANWPGTTVERKEGLLHAEGRTLILVDTPGVYSLSGVSVEERVTRDYLLEGDWDAVIVLVDSLAPEKTLYLALHVLEITGRVVVALTKWDAAHARGVHIHVDELERALGVPVVPVSAVTGEGLDRLVREALRVAEGGPDKPLKLDYGPLESSIVELEGLLEGARLNLRAPPRWIAVKLLEGDAHVAELVRRAGATRAVERAEELRDAARARGWDAEEMLVSARYRFVDALSRRAVVRLAVAEGRGLLESVLLSPLLGPVLSILILLSLYFLVFTLNTGFPLNVVFEVLGLTWAAEVLERYTLAGAISSLFESLAAWVGSLGLPEPLALVATEGVIPALALVASFLPLIFTALLVLSFLEDSGLGPYAAASLHRMLQKLGVSGRAVYPMLIGLGCNVPAVMSVRAVPEEAERKQLYAAVPFIPCQARLVVLLAFASAYFTGAPLLAVGAFLLVYGAELALFALTSRTLRRLSGVEEPPALIIELPPIHLPAPRVLWWISWEYTAHYLKRAGIVIFSLAILLWLSTHFGPAGPVGAVEQSFAAAIGRALAPLMAPFGLSGSRAEVLAFAAVAGLVAKETVVLAVAVYMGAHDPLEALASLELSRAQALSLMVFFTAYMPCIATAATVYRETGSVKFALGATAWSIASALLLSSAIYSLASFL comes from the coding sequence ATGCCGGCTCTCCCCCACCGGATTAAGCGGCTGCTTGCTGCGGCCTGCCACAAGCGTTCGCGGGAGGAGGACCGCTTGAGGAGGGGTTTGAAGGTTGCGATCGTGGGTAGCCCTAACGTTGGGAAGTCGACGCTCTTCACGCGCTTGACGAAGCAGATAGCGCACATAGCGAACTGGCCGGGCACAACCGTGGAGAGGAAGGAGGGTTTGCTGCACGCTGAGGGTCGCACTCTGATCCTGGTTGACACCCCGGGCGTCTACTCGCTCTCCGGCGTCAGCGTCGAGGAGAGGGTTACGAGGGACTACCTCCTGGAGGGCGATTGGGACGCCGTCATCGTCCTCGTCGACTCTCTCGCCCCCGAGAAGACGCTCTACCTGGCGCTCCACGTGCTCGAGATAACGGGTCGGGTTGTGGTGGCTCTAACGAAGTGGGATGCCGCACACGCAAGGGGGGTCCACATCCACGTAGACGAGCTTGAGCGCGCCCTGGGCGTACCGGTGGTTCCGGTCTCCGCGGTTACCGGTGAAGGGCTGGACAGGCTAGTGAGGGAGGCCCTCAGGGTGGCTGAAGGGGGGCCGGATAAGCCCCTCAAGCTCGACTACGGGCCGCTGGAGAGCTCGATAGTCGAGCTTGAGGGGTTGCTGGAGGGGGCAAGGCTCAACCTCAGGGCGCCGCCCCGCTGGATCGCTGTGAAGCTCCTCGAGGGCGACGCCCACGTGGCGGAGCTGGTGAGAAGAGCGGGTGCTACTCGCGCCGTGGAGCGCGCTGAGGAGCTGAGGGATGCCGCCCGAGCGCGCGGGTGGGATGCGGAGGAGATGCTGGTTTCCGCCCGCTACCGTTTCGTCGACGCCCTCAGCAGGAGGGCTGTCGTGAGGCTCGCGGTGGCGGAGGGGAGGGGGTTGCTGGAGAGCGTCCTCCTCTCCCCCCTGCTAGGTCCGGTGCTGTCCATACTGATTCTCCTCTCCCTGTACTTCCTGGTCTTCACGCTCAACACGGGCTTCCCGCTGAACGTCGTGTTCGAGGTTCTCGGTTTAACCTGGGCTGCCGAAGTGCTCGAGAGGTACACCCTGGCGGGCGCGATCTCCAGCCTCTTTGAGTCGCTGGCCGCCTGGGTGGGCTCTCTGGGCCTGCCTGAACCCCTGGCCCTGGTTGCGACAGAGGGGGTCATTCCGGCGCTCGCGCTGGTAGCCTCCTTCCTCCCCCTGATCTTCACCGCGCTGCTGGTCCTATCCTTCCTCGAGGACAGCGGACTCGGCCCTTACGCCGCTGCGTCTCTGCACCGGATGCTGCAGAAGCTGGGGGTTTCGGGGCGCGCGGTGTACCCGATGCTGATCGGGCTGGGCTGCAACGTTCCAGCCGTCATGTCGGTTCGCGCGGTCCCTGAGGAGGCGGAGAGGAAGCAGCTGTACGCGGCTGTCCCCTTCATACCCTGCCAGGCCCGCCTCGTCGTGCTCCTCGCCTTCGCCTCAGCCTACTTCACCGGAGCGCCGCTGCTGGCCGTGGGCGCTTTCTTGCTCGTCTACGGTGCGGAACTGGCTCTCTTCGCGCTCACCTCGAGGACCCTCAGGAGGCTATCCGGGGTTGAGGAACCCCCCGCGCTCATCATCGAGTTGCCGCCCATCCACCTGCCGGCACCGAGGGTGTTGTGGTGGATCAGCTGGGAGTACACTGCGCACTACCTGAAGAGGGCGGGCATCGTAATCTTCAGCCTAGCGATCCTCCTCTGGCTTTCGACGCACTTCGGCCCTGCAGGCCCCGTCGGGGCCGTCGAGCAGAGCTTCGCTGCTGCTATAGGTAGAGCCCTAGCACCCCTCATGGCCCCCTTCGGCCTCAGCGGATCCAGGGCGGAGGTGCTTGCCTTCGCGGCGGTGGCCGGCCTGGTAGCCAAGGAGACTGTAGTGCTCGCCGTGGCTGTGTACATGGGCGCGCACGACCCTCTCGAGGCCCTCGCGTCCCTCGAGCTCAGCAGGGCGCAGGCTCTCTCACTGATGGTCTTCTTCACGGCCTACATGCCCTGCATCGCCACTGCGGCTACGGTGTACAGGGAGACAGGGAGCGTTAAGTTCGCGCTGGGTGCTACAGCCTGGTCTATTGCCTCCGCCCTACTGCTGAGCTCAGCCATCTACAGCCTAGCCAGCTTTCTCTAA
- a CDS encoding PLP-dependent aminotransferase family protein, whose translation MKADRYLSRRASLMRASQVRELLKWIGRDVISLGGGIPDPASFPLEELKQIICEVIDTKGSISLQYAPTEGIDELRRELAAFMVKRGIRARAENVMVTAGSQEALELIGRVFIDPGDVVVSENPTYLGALQAFAVYEPRFVGVEMDEEGLIVERLQQRLRELKSRGERVKLCYLVPTCQNPTGRCLSVERRKALLELAEDYDFLIVEDDPYSYFYLDGVEPPSMKALDRSGRVIYVSTISKVLAPGLRLGWIVAEEEFVDKLAVAKQGVTLQSPTLSMHVLYEALRRGLVERQLPKLKEIYGVRRDAMLKALEDYMPQGVKWTRPSGGMFVWIEVPPHIDMDALLPIALNVYKVAYVPGSGFHVDGGGRNTARLSFSYPPLDKMREGVARLAKMIAEHAPAMSALAVTA comes from the coding sequence GTGAAAGCTGATCGTTACCTCTCGAGGAGAGCATCGCTGATGCGAGCCTCGCAAGTCAGGGAGCTGCTCAAGTGGATCGGCCGAGACGTCATATCGCTCGGCGGAGGGATTCCGGATCCAGCCAGCTTCCCCCTCGAGGAGCTCAAACAGATCATCTGCGAGGTCATCGACACGAAGGGCTCCATCTCGCTCCAGTACGCTCCCACGGAGGGCATTGATGAGCTTCGCCGCGAGCTGGCCGCTTTCATGGTGAAGCGCGGCATCAGGGCGAGGGCGGAGAACGTGATGGTCACCGCTGGGAGCCAGGAGGCGCTCGAGCTGATCGGCCGGGTGTTCATAGACCCCGGAGACGTGGTGGTCTCTGAGAATCCGACGTACTTGGGGGCTCTGCAGGCGTTTGCAGTCTACGAGCCGCGCTTCGTGGGCGTGGAGATGGACGAGGAGGGGCTGATAGTCGAGAGGCTCCAACAGCGGTTGAGGGAGCTGAAGAGCCGCGGTGAGCGCGTGAAGCTCTGCTACCTCGTGCCAACCTGCCAGAACCCGACTGGGAGGTGCTTGAGCGTGGAGAGGAGGAAGGCCCTGCTCGAGCTGGCTGAGGACTACGACTTCCTGATCGTTGAGGACGACCCGTACAGCTACTTCTACCTCGACGGCGTGGAGCCGCCCTCGATGAAGGCTCTCGACCGGAGCGGGCGCGTGATCTACGTGTCAACGATCAGTAAGGTGCTCGCTCCCGGCCTCAGGCTGGGCTGGATCGTTGCCGAGGAGGAGTTCGTGGATAAGCTGGCGGTGGCCAAGCAGGGTGTCACTCTTCAGTCACCCACGCTCAGCATGCACGTGCTGTACGAAGCCCTGCGTAGGGGGCTCGTAGAGAGGCAGCTGCCGAAGCTCAAGGAGATCTACGGCGTGAGGAGAGATGCCATGCTGAAGGCTCTGGAGGACTACATGCCGCAAGGCGTGAAGTGGACACGCCCGAGCGGTGGCATGTTCGTCTGGATCGAAGTTCCACCCCACATCGACATGGACGCCCTTCTGCCAATCGCCTTGAACGTCTACAAGGTTGCCTACGTGCCCGGCAGCGGCTTCCACGTCGATGGGGGCGGCAGGAACACGGCCAGGCTGAGCTTCTCCTACCCGCCGCTCGACAAGATGCGGGAGGGCGTAGCTAGGCTGGCGAAAATGATCGCCGAGCACGCCCCCGCGATGAGCGCGCTGGCGGTTACGGCTTAG
- a CDS encoding 3-methyl-2-oxobutanoate dehydrogenase subunit beta, giving the protein MVTVKQLPREEYWLPGHAACPGCPASLGLRMLGKALEGRFVLVVPAGCTTVIQGMYPKTPSRVPLLNIAFAASAAAATGLRAALELRGIDVPVVVWAGDGGTVDIGLQALSGAAERNEDILYICYDNEAYQNTGIQRSGATPPGAWTTTTPLGKRERRKVAPLIVAAHRVPYVATASIAYPLDFVEKVRKAVSKRGFKYIHLHAPCPTGWRFPPSETVEIGRLAVETGAWVLYEIEDGVLRLTGRSASLLDPARRKPLEEYLKRQGRFAHLFRPENEQLLELLKMDIQENWEAIRSALERGGRIL; this is encoded by the coding sequence ATGGTAACGGTAAAGCAGCTACCGAGGGAGGAGTACTGGCTGCCCGGTCACGCCGCTTGCCCCGGCTGCCCCGCCTCGCTGGGGCTGAGGATGCTGGGCAAAGCGCTCGAGGGGCGCTTCGTCCTCGTCGTACCCGCGGGCTGCACAACGGTGATCCAGGGCATGTACCCTAAGACGCCCTCCCGCGTGCCCCTGCTCAACATCGCGTTCGCCGCTAGCGCCGCAGCGGCCACGGGGCTGAGGGCGGCGCTGGAGTTGAGAGGGATTGACGTGCCGGTCGTAGTGTGGGCCGGCGACGGTGGGACGGTGGACATCGGTCTTCAGGCGTTGAGCGGTGCAGCGGAAAGGAACGAGGACATACTCTACATCTGCTACGACAACGAGGCCTACCAGAACACGGGCATCCAGAGGAGCGGGGCTACGCCGCCCGGCGCTTGGACCACCACGACGCCCCTGGGTAAGCGCGAGCGGAGGAAGGTTGCTCCACTGATCGTGGCAGCCCATAGGGTGCCCTACGTGGCTACAGCTTCCATCGCCTACCCGCTCGATTTCGTGGAGAAGGTTCGCAAGGCGGTCTCAAAGAGGGGCTTCAAGTACATCCACCTGCACGCTCCCTGCCCTACCGGCTGGCGCTTCCCGCCCAGCGAGACCGTCGAGATCGGCAGGCTTGCGGTCGAGACGGGGGCGTGGGTGCTCTACGAGATCGAGGACGGCGTGCTGAGGTTGACCGGGAGGAGTGCATCCCTGCTCGACCCCGCGCGGAGGAAGCCGCTCGAGGAGTACTTGAAGAGGCAGGGGAGGTTCGCGCACCTCTTCCGCCCCGAGAACGAGCAGCTGCTGGAGCTCCTGAAGATGGACATCCAAGAAAACTGGGAGGCTATCCGAAGCGCCCTGGAGAGGGGCGGGAGGATACTCTAA
- a CDS encoding transketolase C-terminal domain-containing protein has product MPRVVVSGNEAVAFAVKLARVQVVAAYPITPQTTIVEKIAELVEKGELKARFINVESEHSAMAACIGAAAGGARTFTATSSQGLLYMSEMVFWAGGARLPIVMAVVNRSIAPPWSIWCDHNDAFAVRDAGWIQFWAESAQEAMDMVIQAYRVAEDEGVLLPAMVNLDGFYLSHAYEPVEVPEQQTVDRFLPEKTPAPYRIDVDKPMSYGTIANPDYYMEFRWKMQRAMDEAARVIREVDEEWGRLTGRSWGGLLEAYRCDDADVGIVLIGSWAGDAKEAVDRLRSRGVRAGVVRLRVTRPFPARELRDAVEGMSAVAVVDRSLSPGLPSVLAAEVKSALFNAKRRPVVRSFIAGLGGRDVSPKDFERIVECSLKEGPEEVTWIGLRGVTPW; this is encoded by the coding sequence GTGCCGCGCGTAGTGGTCTCGGGCAACGAGGCTGTCGCTTTCGCCGTCAAGCTGGCCAGGGTGCAGGTGGTCGCAGCGTACCCGATCACGCCGCAGACGACTATCGTTGAGAAGATAGCCGAGCTCGTCGAGAAGGGGGAGCTGAAAGCCCGGTTCATCAACGTTGAGTCCGAGCACAGCGCGATGGCTGCCTGCATCGGTGCGGCTGCGGGTGGCGCCAGAACGTTCACGGCTACCTCGTCGCAGGGCCTTCTCTACATGAGTGAGATGGTGTTCTGGGCGGGCGGCGCGCGCCTACCGATAGTGATGGCCGTTGTGAACCGCTCGATCGCCCCTCCATGGAGCATCTGGTGCGACCACAACGACGCCTTCGCCGTGAGGGACGCCGGCTGGATACAGTTTTGGGCTGAGAGCGCGCAAGAAGCAATGGACATGGTGATACAAGCTTACCGGGTGGCCGAGGACGAGGGGGTGCTGCTCCCCGCCATGGTGAACCTCGACGGCTTCTACCTGTCCCACGCGTACGAGCCAGTCGAAGTGCCCGAGCAGCAGACCGTCGACCGATTCCTACCCGAGAAGACGCCTGCACCCTACCGGATCGATGTGGACAAGCCGATGTCATACGGGACGATCGCCAACCCCGATTACTACATGGAGTTCCGCTGGAAGATGCAAAGGGCGATGGACGAGGCTGCCCGAGTAATCAGGGAGGTCGACGAGGAGTGGGGGAGGCTAACGGGGAGAAGCTGGGGCGGTCTTCTCGAAGCCTACCGGTGCGACGACGCCGATGTGGGTATAGTCCTCATCGGCTCGTGGGCCGGCGACGCGAAGGAGGCCGTCGATAGGCTGAGGAGCAGAGGGGTTCGAGCGGGCGTTGTAAGGCTCCGAGTGACAAGGCCCTTCCCCGCCCGTGAGCTGAGAGATGCGGTCGAGGGAATGAGCGCTGTAGCCGTCGTCGACCGCAGCCTGTCGCCCGGCCTGCCGAGCGTCCTCGCGGCTGAGGTGAAATCCGCGCTCTTCAACGCGAAGCGGAGGCCGGTTGTCAGAAGCTTCATAGCGGGGTTGGGCGGTCGAGACGTCTCGCCCAAGGATTTCGAGCGGATCGTCGAATGCTCGCTCAAAGAGGGGCCGGAAGAAGTGACTTGGATCGGCTTGAGGGGGGTGACGCCATGGTAA
- a CDS encoding 4Fe-4S binding protein, translating to MASLPLTSIASPVKGSAGLTGSWRTERPVLDQSRCVKCLLCWLYCPEAAVVRGEDDSVAIDYDYCKGCGICARECPTKAITMVEEG from the coding sequence TTGGCTAGCCTACCTCTGACTTCGATAGCTTCGCCCGTGAAGGGCTCAGCCGGCCTCACGGGCTCGTGGAGGACGGAGCGGCCGGTGCTGGATCAGAGCCGGTGCGTCAAGTGCCTGCTCTGCTGGCTCTACTGCCCCGAGGCGGCCGTGGTGAGGGGCGAGGACGACAGCGTCGCCATCGACTACGACTATTGCAAGGGTTGCGGTATCTGCGCCCGCGAGTGCCCCACCAAGGCCATCACGATGGTGGAGGAGGGGTGA
- a CDS encoding 2-oxoacid:acceptor oxidoreductase family protein, whose product MMLQEICFYARGGQGAVVAARLLVHAAAAEGLHGQAVPLFGGERRGAPVYSFARISDKPVRLRSQISEPDILVVLDRALLRSIPFKVKDDGMLLANAPSRPEVPVKRVYWVDATAIAKGLGLVVAGWPVVNTAMLGALTRVWPLISLESVKEAIKSTWGGRLGELNAEAAERAHEEVRGVG is encoded by the coding sequence ATGATGCTTCAGGAGATCTGCTTCTACGCCCGGGGAGGGCAAGGCGCCGTCGTAGCGGCGCGCCTGCTAGTCCACGCGGCGGCAGCAGAGGGCTTACACGGGCAGGCTGTTCCGCTCTTCGGCGGGGAGAGGAGGGGGGCGCCGGTCTACTCCTTCGCCAGGATCTCCGATAAACCCGTCCGGTTGAGGAGCCAGATTAGCGAGCCGGACATCCTCGTCGTCCTCGATAGGGCGCTCCTCAGGTCGATCCCGTTTAAGGTCAAGGACGATGGTATGCTCCTCGCGAACGCGCCCTCAAGGCCCGAGGTCCCCGTTAAACGCGTCTACTGGGTGGACGCAACCGCGATTGCGAAGGGATTGGGGCTGGTAGTGGCCGGCTGGCCCGTCGTTAACACGGCCATGCTGGGGGCTTTGACCAGGGTGTGGCCTCTAATCTCCCTGGAATCGGTGAAGGAGGCCATAAAGAGCACGTGGGGCGGGAGGCTCGGTGAGCTCAACGCGGAGGCGGCAGAGAGGGCGCACGAGGAGGTGAGGGGAGTTGGCTAG